In Synergistaceae bacterium, one genomic interval encodes:
- a CDS encoding tRNA adenylyltransferase has translation MRELDFLRLIESIGGKVYVVGGWVRDKIMNCEPCDKDYAVVGVEESSFVEKFPEAKKIGNSFPVFTLDIEGEQREVAFARTEVKTSSGYTGFSVLFSPDVTIEEDLYRRDTTMNSMAWDLRTSSLIDPYFGSRDIKNKIIRATSEHFMDDPVRALRAARQSAQFGFEIEARTLEMMSFCARELSEEPKERIIKEMAIALATNKPSLYFRILEKSNLLNVVFPYLSKLAEQRRARKDNFEKYNFESAMLILDETARQNSRVEVRFAALIAAISNVVAEREASLQNYDFGIEGLQLLNEINNTMTLPKLWYKCADFTIKGLNRVYRITEADEIVDFLIRLSKNPIGHDGFLAVMRALNPKENIDFVTNYEKYMKAISSARNYKIPEGLKGAEIGEWVRQREVEAYKELV, from the coding sequence TTGAGAGAGCTTGATTTTTTAAGGCTGATTGAATCAATAGGCGGCAAAGTATATGTGGTCGGAGGATGGGTGCGGGATAAGATTATGAACTGTGAGCCCTGCGACAAAGATTATGCTGTCGTCGGAGTTGAGGAGTCCTCTTTTGTAGAGAAGTTTCCTGAAGCAAAAAAAATAGGCAACTCTTTTCCCGTCTTTACTTTGGATATAGAAGGAGAACAGCGTGAAGTCGCCTTTGCTCGTACTGAAGTTAAAACGAGTTCAGGCTATACTGGATTTTCTGTGTTATTTAGCCCGGATGTGACTATTGAAGAGGATCTTTATAGGCGAGACACTACGATGAATAGTATGGCATGGGATCTCCGAACATCTTCTCTTATTGATCCATACTTCGGCAGCCGCGACATAAAGAATAAAATAATCCGTGCCACTTCTGAACATTTCATGGATGATCCGGTAAGGGCGTTACGGGCGGCTAGGCAGTCTGCACAGTTTGGGTTTGAAATCGAAGCAAGAACTCTTGAAATGATGTCCTTTTGTGCAAGAGAGCTTTCAGAGGAACCAAAAGAAAGAATAATAAAAGAGATGGCCATCGCATTAGCTACGAATAAGCCTTCTCTTTATTTTAGGATTTTAGAAAAAAGCAACCTTTTAAACGTCGTTTTTCCTTATCTGTCAAAATTAGCAGAGCAAAGAAGGGCTAGAAAGGATAATTTCGAGAAATACAATTTTGAAAGTGCAATGTTGATTTTGGATGAAACGGCAAGGCAGAATTCGAGAGTTGAGGTGCGTTTTGCAGCACTCATAGCAGCTATTTCAAATGTTGTGGCAGAAAGAGAAGCCTCATTACAGAACTATGATTTTGGAATAGAAGGGCTGCAGTTATTGAACGAAATAAACAATACAATGACTTTGCCAAAACTTTGGTATAAATGTGCCGATTTCACAATAAAAGGACTGAATAGGGTTTACAGGATAACAGAAGCGGATGAAATAGTGGATTTCTTGATACGTCTGTCAAAAAATCCGATAGGACATGATGGGTTTTTAGCAGTTATGAGAGCATTAAATCCAAAGGAAAATATCGACTTCGTGACAAATTATGAAAAATATATGAAAGCGATCTCATCAGCCCGAAATTATAAAATCCCAGAAGGGTTAAAAGGAGCAGAAATTGGTGAATGGGTACGCCAAAGAGAAGTTGAAGCTTACAAAGAGCTAGTTTAA
- a CDS encoding 2-isopropylmalate synthase: MTFKAIKEPGPNYFKEQFPFDEIPKIKFINAQHALDIPDDIWITDTTFRDGQQSLRPMSVEEITTLFDYMHKLDNDSGIIRQTEFFLYTDKDRAALKECMDRGYRYPEITSWIRANKADLELVKELGIKETGMLMSISDYHIFHKLGMSRQEAMNHYLDLAEETLKNGIIPRCHLEDVTRADFPGFVVPLASNLMELSEKYGMQVKIRACDTLGIGVPFSYAALPRSVPAIVKCLREECGVPAESIEWHGHNDFNKGVVNATACWLYGGSSANSTLMGIGERTGNSPLESMIFEYAQIRGNTKKMNLKIISEVAKYFENEIGLTIPPKAPFIGSEFNLTKAGIHADGLLKHKEIYNSFDTEKILDKIPLVSINSYSGLAGIATWINSYYKLPEESKLGKADSKIVPLKAWIDKEYEGGRTTCIKNRELRALVEKHLPHILLSSAREHKKTKCS; the protein is encoded by the coding sequence ATGACTTTTAAAGCCATAAAGGAGCCGGGGCCGAACTACTTTAAGGAGCAGTTCCCCTTTGACGAGATACCGAAAATAAAATTTATTAACGCACAGCATGCACTTGATATTCCGGATGATATCTGGATTACTGATACTACATTTAGAGACGGTCAACAGTCATTGCGACCAATGTCAGTGGAAGAGATTACCACCCTTTTTGACTATATGCACAAGCTGGACAATGATTCAGGAATAATAAGGCAAACAGAATTTTTTCTTTACACCGACAAAGATAGAGCGGCTCTCAAAGAGTGTATGGATAGGGGATACAGATATCCGGAGATTACATCTTGGATAAGAGCCAATAAAGCTGATCTTGAGTTGGTAAAAGAACTGGGCATAAAAGAGACAGGCATGCTTATGTCTATTTCAGACTATCATATATTCCATAAACTTGGCATGAGTAGACAGGAAGCTATGAATCATTATCTGGATTTAGCAGAAGAAACCTTAAAAAATGGTATAATACCCAGATGCCATCTTGAGGATGTTACAAGAGCGGATTTTCCTGGCTTTGTAGTGCCCTTGGCCTCTAACCTTATGGAACTTTCAGAAAAGTATGGAATGCAAGTAAAGATAAGAGCGTGTGACACGCTGGGCATCGGTGTGCCATTTTCATATGCAGCACTGCCGAGATCTGTACCTGCTATTGTGAAGTGTCTGAGAGAAGAGTGCGGAGTTCCGGCTGAGTCGATAGAGTGGCATGGTCATAATGACTTCAATAAAGGAGTAGTAAATGCCACTGCTTGTTGGTTGTATGGAGGTTCTTCAGCAAACTCAACTCTAATGGGGATAGGAGAAAGAACGGGGAACTCTCCGTTGGAATCAATGATATTTGAGTATGCTCAGATAAGAGGAAATACGAAAAAAATGAACCTTAAAATAATTTCTGAGGTAGCTAAGTACTTTGAAAATGAGATCGGACTTACAATTCCTCCGAAAGCTCCATTTATAGGAAGCGAGTTTAATTTAACCAAAGCTGGTATACATGCCGACGGATTGTTAAAGCACAAAGAGATATACAACAGCTTTGATACAGAGAAAATATTGGATAAAATACCTTTGGTGTCAATTAACTCCTATTCTGGCTTGGCGGGAATAGCAACTTGGATAAATAGTTATTACAAATTGCCTGAGGAGAGTAAACTAGGTAAGGCGGACAGCAAAATAGTTCCCCTAAAAGCTTGGATTGACA